In Pseudofrankia saprophytica, one genomic interval encodes:
- a CDS encoding UDP-N-acetyl glucosamine 2-epimerase produces the protein MSLDRLKVMITVGTRPEVIKLSRVIAELERHLDVCLVHSGQNYDHELNQLFFEELEVRKPDHFLDAVGATAAETIGQVIARADAVMAAENPDALLLYGDTNTCLSVIPAKRRHIPVFHMEAGNRCFDDRVPEEINRRLVDHLSDVNLPLTEHARRHLLAEGLPPERTFVTGSPMNEVLTYYRPGIDRSDILSVLGLRAGEYMVVSAHREENVDQPELLRALLVTLDRLAVTYQVPVIVTTHPRTRDRLEELRRDGAAVALDERVRFCKPFGLFDYVALQRDARCVVSDSGTITEESSLLGFPAVMIRAAHERPEGMDHGVLVSSVLHPDRVLAAVELMTTPNRSHPRIVTDYDVDDVSRRVLHIIMSYVDNVRRTVWYERPGILS, from the coding sequence ATGTCGCTCGACCGCCTGAAAGTCATGATCACGGTGGGCACGAGGCCGGAGGTCATCAAGCTGAGCCGGGTGATCGCCGAGCTCGAGCGGCACCTTGATGTCTGCCTCGTCCACTCCGGTCAGAACTACGACCACGAGCTGAACCAGCTCTTCTTCGAGGAGCTGGAGGTCCGCAAGCCAGACCATTTCCTCGACGCCGTCGGCGCCACCGCCGCCGAGACGATCGGGCAGGTAATCGCGCGGGCGGACGCGGTGATGGCCGCGGAAAACCCGGATGCCCTTCTCCTCTACGGAGACACGAACACCTGTCTTTCCGTGATCCCGGCGAAGCGGCGCCACATTCCCGTTTTCCACATGGAGGCGGGTAATCGGTGTTTCGACGACCGTGTACCTGAGGAGATCAACAGGCGGCTCGTGGACCACCTCAGCGACGTGAACCTCCCGTTGACCGAGCACGCCCGCCGGCACCTGCTCGCCGAGGGCCTGCCGCCGGAACGGACGTTCGTGACCGGCTCGCCGATGAATGAGGTTCTCACCTACTACCGGCCGGGTATCGATCGCAGCGATATCCTGTCGGTGCTGGGGCTGCGCGCCGGCGAGTACATGGTGGTCAGCGCGCACCGCGAGGAGAACGTCGACCAGCCGGAACTACTGCGCGCCCTGCTGGTGACGCTCGACCGGCTCGCCGTCACGTACCAGGTTCCGGTCATCGTGACCACGCATCCGCGCACCCGCGACCGGCTGGAGGAATTGCGCCGCGACGGGGCGGCGGTCGCGCTCGACGAACGGGTGCGATTCTGCAAGCCGTTCGGCCTCTTCGACTACGTAGCGCTGCAACGCGATGCCCGTTGTGTCGTTTCGGACAGCGGGACGATCACAGAGGAGTCCTCGCTCCTCGGCTTTCCCGCCGTCATGATCCGGGCGGCGCACGAACGGCCCGAGGGTATGGACCACGGCGTGCTCGTGTCGAGCGTCCTGCACCCGGACAGGGTGCTGGCCGCGGTCGAGCTCATGACGACGCCGAACCGGTCGCACCCGCGTATCGTCACGGACTACGACGTCGACGACGTCTCGCGGCGAGTTCTGCACATCATCATGAGCTACGTCGACAACGTCCGCCGGACGGTCTGGTACGAGCGTCCTGGGATCCTGTCCTGA